A window of the Ogataea parapolymorpha DL-1 chromosome V, whole genome shotgun sequence genome harbors these coding sequences:
- a CDS encoding Acid trehalase required for utilization of extracellular trehalose, with the protein MAQPDYFDDQTESYYLQDERVLGTTKFNQLNKYTYQPYVSNGYIGSRIPNLGFGFSYDQNENLTSSDLSNGWPLFNPRYAGSFIAGFFDAQPNTTGVNFPELRENGYESVISAVPQWTALQLAATLNGETYVLDPSTANTSSAHVTDYRQELRMATGTVSTAYTWLGAVTVNITVMAHRDFETLGLVQLEVAPVSGAAPLKLDVVDVLDFASTQRCVLESIGYDDAGIFITVQPEGVAYKHASLYSRLNVNASCINETLAAAFHKVTNTVSLVLEHPLSVTKYVGVVSDDLLGTNSSDATLAAAKRTALDAAKYSWPSLRTMHDNAWADVWGDVAVEVENEPYLTLAAEASIYHLFANTRSSARNLTAALSVGGLSSDSYGGLVFWDADLWMIPALLPIAPETSVALNSYRYYLHEQAVRNAAANSYSGAVYPWTSGRFGNCTGTGPCINYEYHLNGAICYSVWKAYLSGAINDEHLEQYGWPVLRDAADFFADYVRYNDTLQKYTTHNLTDPDEYANFKDNAAYTAVVISQVMKWADRVARHLGKPSNSTQLKIMENMYLPQSRDNITLEYDTMNSSVLIKQADVVLIPYIDDEDGALAQNFGYDEVRATNDLSYYSLHQSSQGPAMTFPVFAAVSQKLNDYGCGSQTYHYKSVAPFLRFPFAQMSEQNNDNYDANGGTHPAFPFNTAHGGLVQSYFFGLTGIRFSYAVTPEHRLQRVLHFDPVELPLFSGDLKISGFKYLNQSLEIVIGETNGTIRHRGTAESILVYVDDRNAAAGYYTLEPGTELTVPVYVKQFNTPGSLTECQALAHSLTPGRDGDVIMSIIDGDNSTTWQAENKNGNAAVLLEFETTETFNAGAIVWGNRPAANFSLSVVAEPLDTTGTDVVIDETKLVRVLTDHVVQIASPYNASDTEVRIAEPNSTIFALPQEYTAQYVLLEVYGTLDTDDSTYGASVAELGLFYH; encoded by the coding sequence ATGGCCCAGCCCGACTACTTTGACGACCAAACAGAGTCGTACTACCTTCAGGATGAAAGAGTCCTCGGGACGACCAAGTTTAACCAGCTCAACAAATACACCTACCAGCCGTATGTTTCGAATGGGTACATCGGCTCGCGGATCCCCAACCTTGGCTTTGGCTTCAGCTACGACCAGAACGAGAACCTGACGAGCTCGGACCTATCAAACGGCTGGCCACTTTTCAATCCCCGCTACGCAGGCAGCTTCATTGCCGGCTTCTTCGACGCCCAGCCAAACACCACGGGCGTCAACTTTCCCGAGCTGCGTGAAAACGGCTACGAAAGCGTCATTAGTGCAGTGCCGCAGTGGACGGCGCTTCAGCTTGCCGCCACGCTCAACGGCGAAACATATGTGCTCGACCCAAGCACCGCCAACACTAGCTCCGCTCACGTGACTGACTATCGCCAGGAGCTACGCATGGCCACGGGAACAGTTTCGACAGCCTACACGTGGCTAGGTGCTGTGACTGTGAATATAACAGTGATGGCGCACCGCGACTTTGAGACCCTCGGGCTCGTGCAACTAGAGGTGGCCCCGGTGTCCGGCGCGGCGCCCCTGAAGCTGGACGTGGTGGACGTACTTGACTTTGCCTCCACGCAACGCTGTGTGCTCGAGAGTATTGGCTACGATGACGCGGGCATCTTTATCACAGTGCAACCGGAAGGTGTTGCATATAAGCATGCGTCACTGTACTCGCGGCTGAACGTGAACGCCTCCTGTATCAACGAGACGCTCGCGGCTGCGTTCCATAAGGTTACCAACACTGTGtctttggtgctggagcACCCACTTAGTGTGACCAAGTACGTGGGGGTGGTTTCGGACGACCTGCTGGGGACCAACTCTAGCGACGCCACGCTCGCTGCAGCCAAGAGAACAGCTCTCGACGCAGCCAAGTACTCGTGGCCCAGTCTGCGCACCATGCACGATAACGCCTGGGCCGATGTGTGGGGAGATGTCGCCGTCGAGGTGGAAAACGAGCCGTATCTGACTCTGGCGGCAGAGGCAAGCATCTACCATCTGTTTGCCAACACTCGGTCCTCGGCACGCAATTTGACCGCTGCTTTGAGCGTGGGTGGGCTTAGCTCGGACTCGTACGGCGGACTGGTCTTCTGGGACGCGGATTTGTGGATGATCCCTGCGCTGCTGCCAATTGCTCCTGAGACCAGCGTTGCACTCAACTCGTACCGGTACTATTTACACGAGCAGGCCGTGCGCAATGCGGCCGCCAACAGCTATTCTGGGGCAGTATACCCGTGGACTTCGGGTCGGTTTGGCAACTGCACGGGCACGGGGCCCTGTATCAACTACGAATACCATCTGAACGGGGCCATTTGCTACTCGGTCTGGAAGGCGTATTTGAGTGGGGCAATCAACGACGAGCATCTGGAGCAGTATGGCTGGCCGGTGTTGCGGGATGCGGCAGACTTCTTTGCCGACTACGTGAGATACAATGACACGCTGCAAAAATACACCACACACAATCTGACGGACCCTGACGAGTACGCCAACTTCAAAGACAACGCCGCGTACACGGCGGTGGTCATCAGCCAGGTGATGAAGTGGGCGGACCGTGTGGCGCGGCATCTGGGCAAGCCATCCAACTCCACGCAGCTAAAGATAATGGAAAACATGTATCTGCCGCAGTCCCGTGACAACATCACGCTCGAGTACGACACGATGAACTCGTCCGTCTTGATCAAACAGGCCGACGTGGTGCTGATCCCGTACAtcgatgacgaggacggcgCTCTGGCACAGAATTTTGGTTACGATGAGGTCCGTGCCACCAACGACCTGTCCTACTACTCGCTGCACCAGTCGTCGCAGGGCCCTGCAATGACGTTCCCCGTGTTTGCCGCTGTGAGCCAGAAGCTCAACGACTACGGCTGCGGCAGCCAGACCTACCACTACAAGTCTGTCGCGCCGTTTCTGCGGTTCCCGTTTGCTCAGATGAGCGAACAGAACAACGATAACTACGATGCCAACGGCGGCACTCACCCTGCGTTCCCCTTTAACACGGCGCACGGAGGGCTCGTCCAGAGCTATTTCTTTGGACTCACAGGAATCAGGTTCTCGTATGCGGTGACACCAGAGCACCGTCTCCAGCGAGTGCTTCATTTCGACCCGGTCGAGCTACCACTTTTTAGCGGTGATCTGAAAATTTCCGGGTTCAAGTACCTAAACCAGTCGCTCGAGATAGTTATTGGCGAGACAAACGGGACAATCCGCCACCGCGGCACAGCAGAGTCCATCCTTGTGTACGTGGACGACAGAAATGCTGCCGCTGGCTACTACACGCTGGAGCCCGGCACAGAGCTGACGGTGCCGGTGTACGTGAAGCAGTTCAACACACCGGGCTCGCTAACAGAATGCCAGGCGCTCGCGCACAGCCTGACTCCGGGCCGCGACGGTGACGTGATCATGTCGATCATAGACGGCGACAACTCCACCACCTGGCAGGCCGAAAATAAGAATGGCAACGCGGCAGTGTTGCTGGAGTTCGAAACGACCGAGACTTTCAACGCGGGGGCCATTGTGTGGGGGAACCGGCCGGCAGCCAATTTCTCGCTCAGTGTCGTGGCAGAGCCTTTGGACACCACGGGAACAGATGTCGTCATAGACGAGACGAAGCTCGTGCGAGTGCTCACCGACCACGTCGTCCAGATAGCCTCGCCCTACAATGCATCCGACACAGAGGTGCGAATCGCAGAGCCTAACAGTACGATATTTGCGCTGCCACAGGAGTACACCGCACAGTacgtgctgctggaggttTACGGCACGCTGGACACCGATGACAGCACCTATGGCGCCTCAGTGGCAGAGCTGGGGCTCTTCTATCACTAG
- a CDS encoding Tubulin alpha chain — protein MREVISVNVGQAGCQIGNACWELYSMEHGITPDGYLQEGLTRPKGGEEGFSTFFAETGSGKYVPRALYVDLEPNVIDEVRTGKYKNLFHPEQLISGKEDAANNYARGHYTVGRELLDDISDRLRKMTDQCDGLQGFLFTHSLGGGTGSGLGSLLLEQFSNDYGKKSKLEFAVYPAPQVSTSVVEPYNTVLTTHTTLENADCTFMVDNEAIYEMCRKNLNIARPNFNNLNNLIAQVVSSVTASLRFDGSLNVDLNEFQTNLVPYPRIHFPLVSYAPVMSKSRITHEANSVAEITAACFEPGNQMVKCDPRLGKYMATCLLYRGDVVNRDVQNAVSVIKSKKTVQLVDWCPTGFKIGICYQKPTQTPESELADVSRAVCMLSNTTAIADAWQKVDRKFDLMYKKRAFVHWYVSEGMEEGEFAEAREDLAALERDYVELGADTFPDEEEEY, from the exons ATGAGAGAAGTTATCAGTGTTAACG TTGGTCAAGCCGGTTGCCAGATTGGTAATGCCTGCTGGGAGCTCTACTCGATGGAGCACGGAATCACCCCAGATGGATACTTGCAAGAGGGCCTCACCAGACCTAAGGGTGGCGAAGAGGGATTTTCCACGTTCTTTGCAGAGACCGGCTCAGGAAAATACGTGCCAAGAGCTCTGTACGTTGATTTGGAGCCTAACGTCATCGACGAAGTGCGTACCGGAAAGTACAAGAATCTGTTCCATCCAGAACAGCTCATCAGTGGTAAGGAAGATGCTGCAAACAACTATGCCAGAGGACACTACACGGTGGGAAGGGAATTGTTGGACGACATCAGCGACAGACTGAGAAAAATGACCGATCAGTGCGACGGTTTACAAGGTTTCCTGTTTACCCACTCGCTCGGTGGAGGTACCGGTTCCGGTCTTGGTTCGCTGCTTTTGGAACAATTCTCCAACGACTACGGTAAGAAGTCCAAGCTGGAGTTTGCCGTTTACCCTGCTCCCCAGGTTTCCACCTCTGTTGTTGAGCCTTACAACACTGTGTTGACCACACACACCACTTTGGAGAATGCAGACTGTACCTTCATGGTTGACAACGAGGCCATTTACGAGATGTGCCGCAAGAACTTGAACATTGCCAGACCAAACTtcaacaacctcaacaacctAATTGCGCAAGTCGTGTCATCTGTGACGGCCTCTTTGAGATTCGACGGGTCTTTGAACGTGGACTTGAACGAGTTCCAAACCAACTTGGTGCCATACCCAAGAATCCACTTCCCATTGGTTTCTTACGCTCCAGTCATGTCCAAGTCCAGAATCACACACGAGGCCAACTCAGTCGCTGAGATCACCGCCGCCTGTTTTGAGCCAGGCAACCAGATGGTCAAGTGCGACCCTAGATTAGGCAAGTACATGGCCACCTGTTTGCTGTACAGAGGTGACGTTGTCAACAGAGACGTCCAGAACGCCGTTTCCGTGATCAAGTCGAAGAAGACCGTCCAACTGGTTGACTGGTGTCCTACCGGTTTCAAGATTGGTATTTGTTACCAGAAGCCAACCCAGACTCCGGAATCTGAGCTCGCAGACGTCAGCAGAGCAGTGTGTATGCTTTCCAACACCACTGCGATTGCTGATGCTTGGCAGAAGGTTGACAGGAAGTTTGACCTGATGTACAAAAAGAGAGCTTTTGTCCACTGGTATGTTAGTGAAGGTATGGAGGAAGGAGAGTTTGCTGAGGCCAGAGAGGATCTTGCTGCCTTGGAGAGAGACTATGTTGAGTTGGGAGCAGACACCTTCCcggatgaggaggaggaataCTAA